The region CTGTAAGCCTGGTTCTGCCCCACCTCTGACCCATACCCATCCGGGGCTGACATCTGGGACATATAGACCTGCTGGGGCTGCTGGGCGAGGGGGGCTACGCTCTGAGGGTAGCCCTGGGAAGGAGCGTAGGGCAGGGCATCCATCACAGTGGGGACGTACCCCTGTGGAGGGAAGGTCTGAGGGGGGCCGTAGACGGGGGAGGGGGGGTACCCCTTGGCTGTGAGGGGCTGGGTGGAGAGGGAGTTAGGGAGTGTGGGTAGAGGCAGCCAGAAGGGAGAGGGTAGCTTCTTACACATGCAGTACCACATGAACATCAGCAGGGCAGCGAGCATGAGGCCACCGGAACAGCCGATGGCCACGTAGACCGCGAACCCGTCTGAGAAGATGCGGTCGTACTTGATGTTCATCTCCTTGGTCCGGAACAGGAACCACACGGAGGGCGCCAGGGCGATAGCACCGCCCAGGAACAGGAACATCCCAGCCACTAGGTGGCAGCCTGCGCTGTTGACCAGACAGCGGGTACTCTTGATGTCTGTCTCAGCCTTATCAGAGCAGCAGCAGGTCTTAGACATGCCTGCCATACACAGCACCAGGGCCAGGGAGCCAAACAGTAGCCCAGTCGGCAGGCAGAACTGGAGCAGTCTCAGGTCCAACTGGTCCACTTTAGAATACCACTGTGGGGAGAAGGAATAAATGAGAAATGATTTATGcaaatctcaaatggcaccctgtttcctgtatagtgcactactttagagccCTATGTGGCAGTGCACCATATGGGGGGAATATGGGATGCTGTATGTCCTTATGATTGTGCGATCATCAGACCCGTACCTCTGAGTCATAGTAGTAGCAGCCAGAGTAGCCATCTTGTTTCACACACTTGGCCCACAGGCCGTCATAGACGCTGATGTTCTTGGCGTTTTTGTTGAAGGTGACAAGTCGTGTCACTCGCCACTGTGGGATCAGCGCCGCCACAGCGATGCCGCCCACGGAGATGAAGGCGATGATGAAGGAGAAGGCATTGGTGGCGTGGATGTCCCGGCACGACATGGCCGCCGCAGACAGGAAGTGATGTCAACAGGACTTCCTGTTCTTTTGGATAAAGAGAAAAAGGGAAAACGAGAGAGGGAGATCAGTACTCAGTCAGATGAACTGGTCATCCAGATTTAGAGGCCTGTTTAGTTCTGAATATAAATATGTGACAGAGCATTTCCTATCCTGCATGGCAGGGAGACCTTTCTGCTTGACAACAATCCACAGCATTACACTGTACTCTTGAAAACAGCATCAAAGTTTACGCCACTGAGGGAGGTGACCTAGCTACAGGCAAACCCCTTATATGTTCCTATTCACCAACACAGCTGACCTAGAATCTGCATGTGACTGAAAACAATGCTCTCATTTCATTGGAACTCAGACACTTACAAACTAAGCCTATTAAGCAAGTACTGTAGTACTACTCCACAACAGGGGCTGTCCAGAAAAACAATGGACAATAGACTGGTCTACCCTTTACTACCGTTGACAATGGTTGTTGCGCCGTAATGCTTCTCAATGCAGTAAACTCAATTGTCTCAAAGTAGAACCAGTTATTTACCAATGTGTAACTTGCTCACTATGTTTACAACGCTGGAATATAACGTTAACTTACTCTGTGGATGTTCTACTGAGCAGACTGGCATAACATGACAGACACGTAATAAGAATTCAGTAGTGAATGTGTGTAGTCAGTGCGcagctagctaattagctagctatcaTTCAATTAGCTAGTTAGCCTACTAACTTACTTTAGTTCTCCCCGTATGCTTGTGAAGTTGTGGATATGTAATTTAGCTGTGATGTCTTCTACATGCAGTTGTTCAAACAATGTTGATACAAGCTAGCAATCATTAACcagctgactagctagctagctaataataagTTAGcatcagctagctaacgttagctagaaacCTGTTGCACCCTGGATTGTCAAAAAGATGGGACTAGCTAGCTAAACGCTAGAGCTCACAGAAGCTCAGCTGACTCTATGAAAAAGAGAGGTCGAACTTCATACCTTTGATTTTTGTAACGTTAACGCGTTTATTAGGGAGAAATCGCAGCCATTCCAAATTGTTGTTGAGTTTTTCAGTTCGAAGGAGCGGTTTCCCGTCCGTAGCGCACTCGCTTCTTGCGCGTCCCCGTGGTTGGCAAGAGAATGTGACGTCACCCGCGCGTTCATATTCACATTGTACTGGCCTGGGTCTGTGTGGTTGCTAATGACAGACAGCGCACTTTATTCAATGTATATGAATATCCATGGTTGgatgattaaaaaatatatatacaaaaaaaggagaga is a window of Salmo trutta chromosome 37, fSalTru1.1, whole genome shotgun sequence DNA encoding:
- the LOC115177046 gene encoding claudin-12 — translated: MSCRDIHATNAFSFIIAFISVGGIAVAALIPQWRVTRLVTFNKNAKNISVYDGLWAKCVKQDGYSGCYYYDSEWYSKVDQLDLRLLQFCLPTGLLFGSLALVLCMAGMSKTCCCSDKAETDIKSTRCLVNSAGCHLVAGMFLFLGGAIALAPSVWFLFRTKEMNIKYDRIFSDGFAVYVAIGCSGGLMLAALLMFMWYCMCKKLPSPFWLPLPTLPNSLSTQPLTAKGYPPSPVYGPPQTFPPQGYVPTVMDALPYAPSQGYPQSVAPLAQQPQQVYMSQMSAPDGYGSEVGQNQAYSYAPSQSYAPSQVGYAPSYVGHRYSTRSRMSGIEIDIPVLTQGL